A genomic segment from Tuwongella immobilis encodes:
- a CDS encoding AAA family ATPase: MTGNLPAIPVDPLEPPLSGWARFWTSVFGSKKRTIRQELIWFLGDDYRNLETHEKSFPGYDLASLHRAISSISQECCIGYRELGGSNATNVRELFDLLEQPWYRNALPMQTPFQRVAVDVEEEISLPVNLLALAVLRPEIGRHHRRRSASLGSKPATLLPPLEQPERVLVMLSSANQNGDYWDNIDGRGAAPQTVLKVSIACKNREIANRFFNEVEERRRRLSVYRGKVIDPVVGGGSIHSIGFRPIEQVNEEDLILSDEVKQLIQSSILQFYQHSHRLESLGIEMKRGVLFHSPPGTGKTSISLYLAGLLPKFTICFVSGERLLYPREICRMARYLQPSMVVFEDIDLVAEERNATGLATVLGELMNQIDGCEVTDQVLFVMNTNSLERLEKAVRNRPGRVDQIIAIPIPDAATRERLIRHFARTLELAVEDMPKLVRATDGATPAMLKEIVKRAAVNALSELVERQATESETEIGTSDDLKSESESESESESGGDPEFGGESESGSGEMLPPMPPLRLTDADLLLATEQVRAMRDPEPSPGRFGFGDPIR, encoded by the coding sequence ATGACCGGGAATCTGCCGGCGATCCCAGTTGATCCGTTGGAACCGCCCCTGTCGGGCTGGGCTCGTTTTTGGACTTCCGTTTTTGGGAGCAAAAAACGCACGATTCGGCAGGAACTGATTTGGTTCTTGGGGGATGATTATCGCAATCTGGAGACGCACGAGAAGAGTTTTCCCGGCTACGATCTCGCCTCGCTGCATCGGGCGATTTCCAGCATTTCCCAGGAATGTTGCATCGGCTACCGCGAACTGGGTGGCAGCAACGCCACCAATGTCCGCGAATTGTTCGATCTGTTGGAACAGCCCTGGTATCGCAATGCACTGCCGATGCAGACACCGTTTCAACGGGTGGCGGTGGATGTCGAAGAAGAAATTTCCCTGCCGGTGAATCTTCTGGCGCTGGCGGTGCTGCGCCCGGAAATTGGTCGCCACCATCGCCGACGCTCCGCCTCGCTGGGGAGCAAACCCGCCACGTTGCTACCGCCCTTGGAGCAACCCGAGCGCGTGCTGGTGATGCTGAGTAGCGCGAATCAGAATGGCGATTATTGGGATAACATTGACGGGCGCGGGGCGGCGCCGCAGACGGTGCTGAAGGTGAGCATTGCCTGCAAAAATCGAGAAATCGCCAATCGTTTCTTCAACGAAGTCGAGGAACGGCGGCGGCGATTAAGTGTGTATCGTGGCAAGGTCATCGACCCGGTCGTGGGCGGTGGCAGCATTCATAGCATTGGCTTTCGGCCCATCGAACAAGTCAACGAAGAGGATTTGATTCTGTCGGATGAGGTGAAGCAACTCATTCAAAGCTCGATTCTGCAGTTTTACCAGCACAGCCACCGCCTCGAATCGCTGGGAATCGAAATGAAGCGCGGGGTGCTGTTCCATAGTCCGCCGGGGACGGGGAAGACCTCGATCAGCCTGTATCTGGCGGGGCTGCTGCCGAAATTTACGATTTGTTTCGTGAGCGGCGAGCGACTTCTGTATCCGCGAGAAATCTGCCGCATGGCCCGCTATTTGCAGCCGTCGATGGTGGTTTTCGAGGATATCGACCTTGTCGCCGAAGAACGCAACGCGACCGGGTTGGCCACCGTTCTGGGCGAGCTGATGAATCAGATTGATGGCTGCGAAGTCACCGATCAAGTGCTTTTTGTGATGAACACCAATTCGCTGGAGCGATTGGAAAAAGCGGTGCGCAATCGCCCCGGGCGAGTCGATCAGATCATCGCGATTCCCATCCCTGATGCAGCGACGCGGGAGCGGCTGATTCGCCATTTCGCCCGCACGCTGGAATTGGCTGTCGAGGATATGCCCAAATTGGTGCGTGCCACCGACGGGGCCACCCCCGCGATGCTCAAAGAAATCGTCAAACGGGCCGCCGTGAATGCCCTGTCGGAATTGGTCGAACGGCAAGCCACCGAATCGGAGACCGAAATCGGTACATCCGATGATCTAAAATCGGAATCGGAATCGGAATCGGAATCGGAATCGGGCGGCGATCCGGAATTCGGCGGGGAATCCGAGTCGGGTTCCGGCGAAATGCTGCCGCCGATGCCGCCGTTGCGGTTGACCGATGCGGATCTCTTGCTGGCAACCGAACAAGTGCGCGCGATGCGCGACCCGGAACCCTCGCCGGGCCGATTCGGTTTCGGCGACCCGATCCGTTGA
- a CDS encoding cupin domain-containing protein, which produces MAGLRFVTEQEMQVETLPWGPHDWLCRAGLVDAELLQLVRVHIPPGQGHAFHRHPHMEEIIYILEGTAEQWVDREKKILTAGQVAHIPMDMVHGTYNVGETTLSLLAILSPAKFDGPALVDVSQEEPWKSLRG; this is translated from the coding sequence ATGGCCGGATTGCGATTTGTCACCGAACAGGAAATGCAAGTGGAAACGCTGCCGTGGGGGCCGCACGATTGGCTTTGCCGCGCGGGGCTGGTCGATGCGGAATTGCTGCAATTGGTGCGCGTGCATATTCCCCCCGGCCAGGGGCATGCGTTCCATCGCCATCCGCACATGGAAGAAATCATTTACATTTTGGAAGGCACCGCCGAGCAATGGGTGGATCGGGAAAAGAAAATTCTCACCGCCGGGCAGGTGGCGCATATTCCGATGGATATGGTGCATGGCACCTACAACGTGGGTGAAACGACACTGTCGCTGCTGGCGATCCTCTCCCCCGCGAAGTTCGATGGGCCGGCGTTGGTGGATGTCAGCCAAGAAGAACCCTGGAAATCGCTCCGAGGGTGA
- a CDS encoding EF-hand domain-containing protein — protein sequence MTRFLCVAGLFALMLASSAVTTAAQDEKPGKGKGKGGAGMVDRIFDSADANKDGKISKDEYKKWTEEFAARIKEKTGKDLPAPKGSVDDRFAGLDTDKDGFLSKEELAKSFGGRGKGKFEGKGKGKGKADGDAPPSE from the coding sequence ATGACACGATTCCTCTGCGTCGCCGGTTTGTTTGCTCTGATGTTGGCCAGCAGCGCCGTCACGACCGCTGCCCAAGACGAAAAGCCCGGCAAGGGCAAAGGCAAGGGCGGAGCCGGCATGGTCGATCGAATCTTCGACAGCGCCGACGCCAACAAGGACGGCAAGATCAGCAAGGACGAATACAAGAAGTGGACCGAAGAATTCGCCGCCCGCATCAAGGAAAAGACCGGCAAGGATCTCCCCGCTCCCAAGGGCAGCGTTGACGATCGTTTCGCGGGCCTGGACACCGACAAAGACGGCTTCCTGAGCAAGGAAGAACTGGCCAAGTCGTTCGGTGGCCGCGGCAAGGGCAAGTTCGAAGGCAAGGGTAAGGGCAAAGGCAAGGCCGACGGCGACGCTCCTCCTTCGGAATAA
- a CDS encoding malate dehydrogenase: MKTVRVAVTGAAGQVAYAMLGRLASGEIFGPDTKVILHLLEITPALPALEGTAMELDDCGFPTLGGIVMTDDPMKAMDGVNFALLVGAFPRKAGMERKDLLEKNAEIFVGQGKALAAKAASDVRILVVGNPCNTNCLIAYSNGRDIPAERWTAMTRLDHNRARSALAKKAGVGNEAVTCVTIWGNHSNTQFPDFTNAKINGKPATDAITDRAWLETEFVPMIQTRGAAVIKARGASSAMSAANGALDHVKSLVTPTPAGDWISAATISKGEYGIPAGMVFGYPCTSDGQGNLTIVEGLSHDEFGKAKLAATLKELQEEREAVKPMLPE, encoded by the coding sequence ATGAAGACCGTGCGTGTCGCCGTTACCGGGGCAGCAGGACAAGTCGCCTACGCCATGCTCGGACGATTGGCCTCGGGTGAAATTTTCGGGCCGGACACCAAGGTGATCCTGCATCTGTTGGAAATCACCCCCGCGCTGCCCGCTCTCGAAGGCACCGCCATGGAATTGGACGATTGCGGATTCCCCACCCTGGGCGGCATCGTCATGACCGATGATCCCATGAAGGCGATGGACGGCGTCAATTTCGCGCTGCTCGTCGGGGCGTTCCCCCGCAAAGCCGGCATGGAACGCAAAGACCTGCTCGAAAAGAATGCCGAAATTTTCGTCGGCCAGGGCAAAGCATTGGCAGCCAAGGCGGCATCCGATGTTCGCATTCTCGTGGTCGGCAACCCGTGCAATACCAATTGCTTGATCGCGTATTCCAACGGACGTGACATCCCCGCCGAACGCTGGACCGCCATGACCCGGTTGGATCACAACCGCGCTCGCAGCGCACTGGCCAAGAAAGCCGGCGTGGGCAACGAAGCCGTCACCTGCGTCACCATTTGGGGCAACCACTCCAACACGCAATTCCCGGATTTCACCAACGCCAAGATCAACGGCAAGCCCGCCACGGATGCCATCACCGATCGCGCCTGGCTGGAAACCGAATTCGTGCCGATGATCCAAACCCGAGGCGCGGCGGTCATCAAAGCGCGCGGGGCCAGCTCGGCCATGTCGGCGGCCAATGGGGCGCTCGACCATGTGAAATCGCTCGTCACCCCGACTCCGGCAGGCGATTGGATTAGCGCCGCGACCATCTCCAAGGGCGAATACGGCATCCCCGCCGGAATGGTGTTCGGCTACCCCTGCACCAGCGATGGCCAAGGCAACTTGACGATCGTTGAAGGATTGTCGCATGACGAATTCGGCAAAGCCAAGCTCGCCGCCACGCTCAAGGAATTGCAAGAAGAACGCGAAGCCGTGAAGCCCATGCTTCCGGAATGA